From the genome of Labrus bergylta chromosome 4, fLabBer1.1, whole genome shotgun sequence, one region includes:
- the fem1a gene encoding protein fem-1 homolog A, whose translation MDITTAVFNAARDGKLKLIQKLLSNKTPEELEALAEEKILGGTPLLIASRYGHLEVVDYLLEHCKANVELGGAVNFDGETIEGAPPLWAASAAGHLPVVKTLLKHGASVNNATLTNSTPLRAACFDGHLEIVRYLVEHRADMEVANRHGHTCLMISCYKGHKEIAKFLLDRGADVNRKSVKGNTALHDCAESGSLDIMKMLLKCNARMERDGYGMTPLLAASVTGHTNIVEYLAHQPRTSREERIDSLELLGATFVDKKRDLLGAMRYWRRAMELRQPGDKVGSLSKPPPGPPIPAYGCAQEVNTAEELEALITDPDEMRMQALLVRERILGPSHPDTSYYIRYRGAVYADSGNFERCISLWKYALDMQQSNLDPLSPMTASSFLSFAELFSFVLQDRAKGTLSTRITFHDLMTVLGKSVREVERAVAQKDNPPEAPQFTKALSIILHLIFLLEKLECSPEQEHQKKHTVYRLLKLNPRGRNGFTPLHMAVDKETTSVGRYPVGRFPSQAVAALLLECGADVDSRDCDNNTPLHIAANNGCPEIMALLMKTGAHFDATNAQRKTAYELLDEQSSGHPALYPLNYVTLQCLAARAIEKHRLPYRGLISEEMEAFIELH comes from the coding sequence ATGGATATAACGACGGCGGTTTTCAACGCGGCCAGAGATGGTAAGCTGAAACTTATCCAGAAGTTGCTGAGCAACAAAACTCCTGAGGAGCTGGAGGCGTTAGCCGAGGAGAAAATCCTGGGAGGAACCCCTCTGTTGATAGCTTCGCGATACGGACATTTAGAGGTTGTAGATTACCTACTTGAACATTGCAAAGCTAATGTGGAACTCGGCGGGGCGGTTAACTTTGACGGCGAGACCATCGAGGGGGCCCCGCCGCTGTGGGCAGCGTCGGCAGCCGGTCACCTCCCCGTGGTGAAGACGCTTCTGAAACACGGTGCCTCAGTCAACAATGCAACACTAACTAACTCAACACCGCTACGGGCTGCCTGCTTTGACGGTCACCTGGAGATAGTTCGCTACCTGGTGGAGCACAGAGCCGACATGGAGGTAGCCAACCGCCACGGTCACACCTGCCTGATGATCTCCTGCTACAAGGGCCACAAGGAGATCGCCAAGTTCCTCCTGGACCGCGGGGCTGATGTCAACCGCAAGAGTGTAAAAGGGAACACCGCCCTGCATGACTGCGCTGAGTCAGGCAGTCTGGACATCATGAAGATGCTGCTTAAGTGCAATGCTCGCATGGAGAGGGATGGATACGGGATGACCCCCCTCCTTGCTGCAAGTGTCACAGGTCATACTAACATTGTGGAGTACCTCGCCCATCAGCCCCGAACCTCCAGAGAGGAACGCATTGATTCTCTTGAACTCCTTGGGGCGACTTTTGTGGACAAAAAGCGGGATCTTTTGGGTGCCATGAGGTATTGGAGAAGGGCCATGGAGCTGAGGCAGCCAGGGGACAAAGTTGGGTCCCTGTCCAAGCCTCCACCTGGTCCCCCTATTCCTGCCTATGGCTGTGCACAGGAGGTGAACACTGCAGAGGAGCTGGAGGCTCTTATCACTGACCCTGATGAAATGAGGATGCAGGCCTTGTTGGTGCGAGAGCGCATCCTTGGCCCTTCCCACCCAGACACCTCTTATTACATCCGCTACAGGGGAGCTGTATACGCAGACTCGGGCAACTTTGAACGCTGCATCAGCCTGTGGAAGTACGCTTTAGACATGCAGCAGAGCAACCTGGACCCCCTAAGCCCCATGACAGCCTCAAGTTTCCTCTCCTTTGCAGAGCTCTTCTCCTTTGTCCTCCAAGACCGGGCCAAAGGCACCCTGTCGACACGCATCACCTTCCACGACCTAATGACTGTGCTGGGGAAAAGTGTTCGGGAGGTGGAGAGAGCTGTGGCCCAAAAGGACAACCCTCCTGAAGCTCCTCAGTTCACCAAAGCCCTCTCCATCATCCTACACCTCATCTTCCTGCTGGAGAAGCTGGAATGCAGCCCCGAGCAGGAGCACCAGAAGAAGCACACTGTGTACCGCCTCCTGAAGCTGAACCCCAGGGGTCGAAACGGCTTCACGCCTCTCCACATGGCTGTAGACAAGGAGACCACATCTGTTGGACGCTACCCTGTAGGCCGCTTCCCCTCCCAGGCGGTGGCAGCTCTACTCCTGGAGTGCGGCGCAGACGTCGATTCGCGTGACTGTGATAACAATACACCACTGCACATCGCTGCCAACAATGGCTGTCCGGAGATCATGGCTCTGCTCATGAAGACTGGGGCACACTTTGATGCTACTAATGCTCAAAGGAAGACAGCCTACGAGCTGCTGGACGAGCAGAGCAGCGGGCACCCTGCTCTCTACCCGCTGAACTACGTTACTCTTCAGTGCCTGGCGGCGCGTGCAATTGAAAAGCACAGACTGCCCTACAGGGGACTCATCTCTGAGGAGATGGAGGCTTTCATTGAGCTGCACTGA